In Blastopirellula sediminis, the following proteins share a genomic window:
- a CDS encoding sugar phosphate isomerase/epimerase family protein encodes MRVPLLAINQLTTFRWSFETDAQRIAEAGIPGIHVWRQKLVDYGVEKGAHLLEEYGLKPVALSWAGGFTGSDGRTFADALSDGKLAIEQAAELQAPVLVVHSGSRGGHTVNHARRLFLSALGELLPLAEEHGIQLAVEPMHPAAGAEWTFLQSLADAIELTKKFDSAHLKIVADVYQLFGEKNLIEQLKKAAPHLALVQLADADEAPMGEPDRRPLGSGKLPLREIVAALRSAGYEGAFDIELMGLAIENSDYQQLITQSRGYFNDIFGATTSEKSLPAK; translated from the coding sequence ATGCGCGTGCCGCTTCTCGCGATCAATCAACTCACCACGTTTCGTTGGTCCTTTGAAACCGATGCCCAACGAATTGCCGAGGCCGGAATCCCCGGGATCCATGTCTGGCGGCAGAAGTTGGTTGACTACGGCGTCGAAAAAGGGGCGCACCTCCTGGAAGAGTACGGCCTGAAGCCGGTCGCGCTCAGTTGGGCCGGCGGTTTTACCGGCAGCGACGGCCGTACCTTCGCCGACGCCCTCAGCGACGGTAAGCTGGCGATCGAACAAGCGGCCGAACTTCAAGCGCCGGTCCTCGTCGTCCATAGCGGCTCGCGCGGCGGTCACACGGTAAACCATGCCCGGCGTCTCTTTCTGTCGGCCTTGGGAGAACTGTTGCCGCTCGCGGAAGAGCATGGAATCCAGCTAGCCGTCGAACCGATGCACCCCGCCGCCGGCGCCGAGTGGACCTTCCTGCAGTCGCTGGCCGACGCGATCGAACTGACGAAAAAGTTCGATAGCGCTCATCTCAAAATCGTGGCCGACGTTTATCAGCTGTTCGGCGAAAAGAATCTGATCGAGCAGTTGAAGAAGGCGGCGCCCCATTTGGCCCTGGTGCAGTTGGCCGACGCCGATGAAGCCCCGATGGGGGAACCTGATCGCCGTCCGCTCGGCAGCGGCAAACTGCCGCTGCGCGAGATCGTCGCTGCGCTCCGCTCGGCCGGCTACGAAGGAGCGTTCGACATCGAGTTGATGGGCTTGGCGATCGAGAACTCCGACTACCAACAACTAATCACCCAAAGCCGCGGCTACTTCAACGACATCTTCGGCGCCACCACGTCAGAGAAATCGCTGCCAGCGAAGTAA